From one Leptospiraceae bacterium genomic stretch:
- a CDS encoding PIN domain protein, translating into MRVYLDNCCFNRPFDDKSQIRVKLEAEAKLYIQEEIRLGKLELIWSYILEYENASNPFKEKVKQILEWKIIAIKTIVENRKVKENSSLFMKIGIKKKDSLHIACALEGKCDYFITTDDKVLQKAKSIKNIEIVDPIQFIKIIGE; encoded by the coding sequence ATACGAGTGTATTTGGATAATTGTTGTTTTAACAGACCATTTGATGATAAAAGTCAAATTCGAGTAAAGCTAGAAGCTGAGGCGAAACTTTATATTCAGGAAGAAATTAGGCTTGGTAAATTGGAGTTAATCTGGTCATATATTTTAGAATACGAAAATGCTTCGAATCCATTTAAAGAAAAAGTGAAGCAAATTTTAGAATGGAAAATTATTGCAATTAAGACAATCGTAGAAAATAGAAAAGTAAAAGAAAATTCTAGTCTATTTATGAAAATAGGAATTAAGAAAAAAGATTCTCTTCATATTGCATGTGCGCTTGAAGGAAAGTGCGATTATTTTATTACGACGGATGATAAAGTATTGCAAAAAGCTAAAAGCATTAAGAATATTGAAATTGTTGATCCAATTCAATTTATTAAGATAATCGGAGAATAG
- a CDS encoding thioredoxin family protein codes for MENLSISSYLSLSFSFGLLSLLTPCVFPLIPITVSYFTKRQEAEHAKPVFDALLYSLGIILSFSIAGFLIALLFGASGLNRLASNPYMNLIIAVVFILFAFNLFGMFEILVSSSLLTKLSNFQSKNNLLSIWVMSFTFTLTTFTCTMPFIGTVLVSASKGEWFYPILGMLGYSFAFSIPFFLLALFPSVIKKLPRSGNWMVSFKIILGFLELAAALKFISNADLVFGWKILSREFFLVIWASLFIGAALYLFGFFYFSHEKKEEGKSALRIFAAIFFLSVSLNFLTATNGRSLGELDAYLPPPSNQMSHTKLVEELVWMDNLELAKAESNKSGKKIFVDFTGYTCTNCRWMEQNIFPEPEVKELLSRYILVRLYTDGEEKVHEENQKYEEDKFGTIALPLYVGMDANEKVLNQFLGMTRDKEEYKRFLKGMLE; via the coding sequence ATGGAAAATTTATCGATCTCGTCCTATTTATCTCTATCGTTTAGTTTTGGGTTATTATCCCTTCTTACACCTTGTGTGTTTCCATTGATTCCTATCACTGTTTCTTATTTTACGAAACGCCAGGAGGCTGAACATGCGAAGCCAGTTTTTGATGCGCTTTTATATTCTCTAGGAATTATTCTTTCGTTTAGTATAGCTGGTTTTTTAATTGCACTTCTTTTTGGTGCAAGCGGATTAAATAGATTAGCCTCAAATCCATATATGAACTTGATTATTGCAGTTGTATTTATATTGTTTGCTTTTAATCTATTTGGAATGTTTGAAATTTTAGTTTCGAGTAGCTTACTCACAAAGCTTTCTAATTTTCAATCCAAGAACAATCTACTGAGTATATGGGTAATGTCTTTTACATTTACACTTACGACTTTTACTTGCACGATGCCATTTATTGGAACGGTGCTTGTGTCTGCTTCGAAGGGGGAATGGTTTTATCCCATACTTGGAATGCTTGGTTATAGCTTTGCTTTCTCGATTCCATTCTTTTTACTTGCTTTGTTTCCTTCTGTCATCAAGAAGCTTCCTCGCTCAGGAAATTGGATGGTATCTTTTAAAATCATCTTAGGCTTTTTAGAATTAGCCGCTGCTCTTAAATTTATAAGCAATGCTGATCTCGTTTTTGGATGGAAGATACTTTCAAGAGAATTCTTTTTAGTTATCTGGGCTTCTCTTTTTATTGGAGCGGCGCTTTATTTATTTGGGTTCTTTTATTTTTCTCATGAGAAGAAAGAGGAGGGGAAATCAGCTCTAAGAATATTTGCTGCTATTTTCTTTCTTTCTGTTTCTCTTAATTTTTTAACAGCTACCAATGGTCGTTCCCTTGGTGAGTTAGATGCCTATTTACCGCCACCGAGTAATCAAATGAGTCATACCAAATTAGTAGAAGAGTTAGTGTGGATGGATAATTTAGAGCTTGCCAAAGCAGAGTCAAATAAATCAGGCAAAAAGATATTTGTAGATTTTACAGGCTATACCTGCACGAACTGTAGATGGATGGAGCAGAATATTTTCCCTGAACCGGAGGTGAAAGAATTACTATCGAGGTATATACTCGTTCGCCTCTATACGGATGGGGAAGAAAAAGTTCACGAAGAAAACCAGAAATACGAAGAAGATAAATTTGGAACGATCGCTCTTCCACTTTACGTAGGAATGGATGCAAATGAAAAAGTCTTAAATCAATTTCTAGGAATGACGCGAGATAAAGAGGAATACAAAAGGTTTTTAAAAGGAATGTTAGAGTAG
- a CDS encoding diguanylate cyclase gives MKKTIKKNHIFLRLKNSILSFLLIVWTERNKQIRKRELIESILLLSISFLLGQIVFFRWFEESFSFLSKNYLLFGFILWIALRLGIRAVLIALLLIFIQISASKSTSIDEWIYLFTLFIFAGTTAIYITHIKQGIENLQLKDSALQAAANGILITNRKGFIEWANKAFSDLTGYSMNEIYTLNPREIMRSGKQDDEFYKTMWNTILSKKVWHGELVNRRKDGSFYDEEMTITPVINLEGEITHFIAVKQDITKRKQAEAELRIAATVFDAQEGMMITDASSIILKVNHAFTRITGYKPEEVIGKSPSIFRSGRHDEAFYATMWKSIHQTKAWQGEVWNRRKSGEIYPQWLTITAVVGGNNIINRYVATLTDITERKATEEFINRLAFYDPLTQLPNRRLLEERLKHGITVNRRNDTQMAALMLDLDKFKAVNDKYGHSAGDDLLQQVALRIKSRLREVDLVSRLGGDEFFILIEDIRQIEIVANIAEDIVFLLSQPFTVLESYTVEIGGSVGICLYPDNGDNPSKLMKNADLALYHAKEQGRGRYAFFTDDLLLKKQETILDGMIQ, from the coding sequence ATGAAAAAAACAATTAAAAAAAATCACATATTTCTGCGATTGAAAAATTCTATTCTTTCATTTCTTTTGATAGTCTGGACGGAGAGAAATAAGCAAATTAGAAAAAGAGAGTTAATCGAAAGCATCCTCCTGCTTAGCATTTCCTTTTTATTAGGACAAATTGTTTTCTTTCGTTGGTTTGAAGAAAGTTTTAGTTTTCTCTCGAAGAATTATTTGCTTTTTGGTTTTATTCTGTGGATTGCTTTAAGACTTGGTATCCGTGCGGTTCTTATTGCTTTGCTTTTAATTTTTATTCAAATATCTGCATCTAAGTCAACTTCCATTGACGAATGGATTTATTTATTTACACTCTTTATATTTGCAGGAACGACTGCTATCTATATAACCCATATCAAACAGGGAATAGAAAACCTCCAATTAAAAGACAGTGCACTTCAGGCGGCGGCTAATGGTATACTGATTACAAACCGAAAAGGATTTATTGAATGGGCAAACAAAGCATTCAGTGATCTAACAGGTTACAGTATGAATGAAATCTATACTCTAAATCCCAGGGAGATAATGAGATCAGGAAAACAGGATGACGAGTTTTACAAAACGATGTGGAATACTATTCTTTCTAAAAAAGTCTGGCATGGTGAACTCGTAAATCGTCGCAAGGATGGGTCTTTTTACGATGAGGAAATGACGATTACCCCCGTAATAAATCTAGAAGGAGAAATAACACATTTTATTGCAGTCAAGCAAGATATCACAAAAAGAAAGCAAGCTGAAGCAGAACTACGAATAGCCGCAACAGTATTTGATGCGCAAGAAGGGATGATGATCACAGATGCCTCTAGTATCATTCTGAAAGTCAATCATGCATTTACTCGTATAACAGGCTATAAACCGGAAGAAGTCATTGGCAAAAGTCCGAGCATATTTCGCTCAGGCCGTCATGATGAAGCCTTTTATGCTACTATGTGGAAAAGCATTCATCAAACAAAAGCATGGCAAGGGGAAGTTTGGAATCGTAGAAAGAGTGGAGAAATCTATCCACAGTGGCTTACGATTACGGCTGTTGTTGGGGGGAATAATATTATTAACCGCTATGTAGCAACTCTCACGGATATTACAGAGCGCAAAGCTACAGAAGAGTTCATAAACCGACTTGCATTCTATGATCCACTGACTCAGTTACCAAATCGTAGATTATTGGAAGAGCGATTGAAGCATGGAATCACTGTAAATCGTAGAAACGACACCCAAATGGCAGCATTGATGTTGGACCTAGATAAATTCAAAGCGGTTAATGACAAATATGGTCATTCAGCAGGCGATGATTTATTGCAACAAGTCGCTTTGCGAATCAAATCCCGTTTACGAGAAGTAGACTTGGTTTCTCGTTTAGGGGGAGATGAATTCTTTATATTGATAGAAGATATTCGACAAATAGAAATCGTCGCGAATATTGCAGAAGATATAGTTTTCCTTTTAAGTCAGCCTTTCACGGTTTTAGAAAGTTATACCGTTGAAATTGGAGGAAGCGTTGGAATCTGTCTGTATCCAGACAATGGGGATAATCCGAGTAAGCTCATGAAGAATGCAGATTTAGCATTGTATCATGCAAAAGAACAAGGGAGAGGTCGTTACGCTTTTTTTACAGATGACCTTCTTCTGAAAAAGCAAGAAACTATTCTTGACGGAATGATTCAATAA
- the csrA gene encoding carbon storage regulator CsrA, with product MLVLARRLNQSIIIGNDIEVVIVDIKGDQVKIGIKAPKNVSVHRAEIHQEIQAENIKAMNVQIKPADLGKLSDILKKKPQ from the coding sequence GTGCTAGTTCTAGCGAGAAGACTCAATCAATCCATTATCATCGGTAACGATATCGAAGTCGTTATTGTAGATATAAAAGGTGACCAGGTAAAAATTGGAATCAAAGCTCCCAAGAATGTATCTGTGCACCGCGCCGAAATTCACCAGGAAATTCAAGCTGAAAATATCAAAGCAATGAACGTCCAAATCAAACCGGCGGACCTTGGAAAGTTAAGCGATATATTAAAGAAAAAGCCGCAGTAG
- the flgK gene encoding flagellar hook-associated protein FlgK: MGSTFSGLEVGKKGLSVHQQALHTTGHNISNADNKQYARQRVQITAAEPMYDPSLNRAMVAGQIGQGSKVPEIERIRDSFIDDRIQETSSVKDYWSARNDYLYRIEMVFNEPGGMTLRGQMDQFWSAWEELANYPDESAHRSVVKEKAIGLGNRIEDTYRKLTQLQDQANKEVESKTSHLNGIGNSIRALNEKIQKAEALGDRPNDLYDKRDGLLQELSELVDINIGRSDKDEFMVFIGQQIFVQGSKKENVELVGNPDNEGKLKLVWERDGKDVLLRSGHIQGLIEVRDFVLREKIDNVDTFAINLTDTVNEIHKDGFGLNGKTNLNFFQPRDLALNSNAEYDSNGDGINDKTAIYRVTGRTTLDATRPIAISGTITIQKNDEKSTQVLIPYNVDDTLNDVIKRINRSESGVVAFMNHDNQLVLKGVPAENNIRENFMIRHLEDSGNLLVGMTGILNGSGVAGSFDYNRLGELAKLQAAPQDITLTPQFHPASFVRVSDDIANNVNNIAAARGKDVGGTGDYNKANGQKDGSNALLVANFLKDKPMMVGYDENFSAFYNGMISKLGTEAREAKQELGTQTALLSEFEKLRQSVMGVNLDEEMANMVQYQHSYNAAAKMINVQNEMLDVIINRLGV; the protein is encoded by the coding sequence ATGGGATCTACATTTTCAGGATTAGAAGTCGGCAAAAAAGGATTATCCGTTCATCAACAGGCTTTACATACAACCGGTCATAATATTTCAAATGCGGATAACAAACAGTATGCTCGTCAACGTGTTCAAATCACAGCAGCAGAGCCAATGTATGATCCATCTCTGAACCGTGCCATGGTTGCCGGTCAAATTGGACAGGGCTCTAAAGTTCCTGAAATAGAAAGAATTAGAGATAGTTTTATTGATGATAGAATCCAAGAAACTAGCTCTGTAAAAGATTACTGGTCTGCTCGAAATGATTACCTTTACAGAATTGAAATGGTATTTAATGAGCCGGGTGGAATGACTCTTCGCGGACAAATGGATCAATTCTGGTCTGCATGGGAAGAGCTTGCAAATTATCCTGATGAAAGCGCACACCGCTCTGTTGTAAAAGAAAAAGCAATTGGTCTTGGAAATCGAATTGAGGATACTTACCGTAAGCTTACACAATTACAGGACCAGGCAAACAAAGAAGTCGAATCTAAAACAAGTCATCTAAACGGTATTGGAAATAGCATTCGTGCATTAAACGAAAAAATTCAGAAAGCCGAAGCGCTAGGCGATAGACCAAATGATTTATATGACAAAAGAGATGGACTCTTACAAGAATTATCTGAATTAGTAGATATTAATATTGGTAGAAGCGATAAAGACGAGTTTATGGTTTTTATCGGTCAGCAAATATTTGTGCAGGGTTCTAAAAAAGAAAACGTTGAATTGGTTGGTAATCCAGACAACGAAGGAAAATTAAAATTAGTCTGGGAGCGTGACGGCAAAGATGTATTACTCCGTTCCGGTCATATCCAGGGTTTAATTGAAGTTCGTGACTTTGTATTACGTGAAAAAATTGACAATGTGGATACATTTGCCATTAACCTCACTGACACAGTAAACGAAATCCACAAAGATGGATTTGGTTTGAACGGAAAGACAAACTTAAACTTCTTTCAACCAAGAGACCTTGCTTTAAATTCAAATGCAGAGTATGATTCAAATGGTGATGGAATTAACGACAAGACCGCCATATACCGAGTAACCGGTAGAACAACTCTCGACGCAACTAGACCAATCGCAATTTCTGGAACAATCACCATTCAAAAAAATGATGAGAAATCTACACAAGTTCTAATTCCGTATAACGTCGATGACACTTTAAACGATGTTATCAAAAGGATCAATCGCTCAGAGTCAGGCGTTGTCGCTTTTATGAACCACGACAATCAGCTTGTATTAAAAGGTGTCCCTGCTGAAAATAATATCCGCGAAAATTTTATGATTCGTCACTTAGAAGATTCTGGAAATCTTTTAGTTGGTATGACTGGAATTTTAAATGGAAGTGGAGTGGCTGGATCTTTTGATTACAATCGATTAGGCGAACTCGCTAAGCTTCAAGCTGCACCACAAGACATTACTCTTACTCCGCAGTTTCACCCTGCATCTTTTGTTCGTGTTTCTGATGATATAGCGAATAACGTAAATAATATTGCAGCAGCCCGTGGAAAAGATGTTGGCGGAACAGGAGACTACAACAAAGCAAATGGACAAAAAGATGGGTCTAATGCTTTGTTAGTCGCAAATTTCCTAAAAGACAAACCAATGATGGTAGGTTATGACGAGAATTTTAGCGCGTTTTATAATGGTATGATTTCTAAGCTCGGCACAGAAGCTAGAGAAGCAAAACAAGAACTCGGAACTCAAACTGCACTCTTAAGTGAATTTGAAAAACTTCGTCAATCTGTAATGGGTGTTAACCTCGACGAAGAGATGGCGAATATGGTTCAATACCAACATTCTTATAATGCAGCGGCTAAGATGATTAATGTGCAAAACGAAATGTTAGATGTAATAATAAATAGACTCGGAGTATAA
- the flgN gene encoding flagellar export chaperone FlgN, translating into MKLEQLEAAFKEEINLYKSLLILETSKKEAILRSNGKHLENFTKQTSAMMDTLTGVEAKRIKLIAEFFSQEKDGAVVPTVTEFLNRLDKITLAKFKPLTNDLKFVVLDLKEKITVNEELLKSKIDMFSLSIEALKSASESPVAELYGDNSKSKARTNVMLNMRA; encoded by the coding sequence ATGAAATTAGAACAATTAGAAGCTGCATTCAAAGAAGAAATTAATTTATATAAAAGCTTACTCATTTTAGAAACGAGTAAAAAGGAAGCAATACTACGCTCAAATGGAAAGCATTTGGAGAATTTTACCAAGCAAACATCTGCCATGATGGATACTCTAACCGGTGTAGAGGCAAAACGAATCAAGCTTATCGCAGAATTTTTCTCCCAAGAAAAGGACGGAGCCGTTGTTCCTACCGTCACAGAATTTTTAAATCGCCTAGATAAAATCACCCTTGCAAAATTTAAACCTCTTACCAATGATTTGAAATTCGTTGTATTGGACTTAAAAGAGAAAATCACAGTCAATGAAGAACTTTTGAAATCTAAAATAGATATGTTTTCTCTTTCGATTGAAGCACTTAAATCGGCAAGTGAATCTCCCGTCGCAGAATTATACGGTGACAATTCAAAATCAAAAGCACGCACTAACGTAATGTTAAACATGAGAGCATAA
- a CDS encoding tetratricopeptide repeat protein, with product MQIIHKIDDFLFIIFPYMKVEGGGDNNSLLVKKLEEYYSYGEYKPRITIENGYVIVDVDNSAILSQESDYKKAIQYCDSGKFAEAEPILKSLIKVNPTNSEYYRVLGQIYSEQGNQDEAINCLIDSLRWNSKNGWALLMMGNIFSRFKNDISTAMKYYDQSLKVNPNDFIVITNIGGSLLGQGKLVEAKKYFEHSLEINKDYPNTHYALGIIAEKENNLQTAFQNSIIAAKLCKPQDQLYQNSLKQAFEVSERIVQENKETAIVKNFLHKLEFDCDKQIELVEDSKIATAAKIEFAENYNLEKHILRYKPSYPTIQHLILHELVHLDFVIQARKEKVNLLFLSNSENKEEFLSSIKSTIELLTKKGIQKEAIHNYTQALFEGINHQIYNTPIDLFIEDLIYNEYPELRSYQFLSIYTFIQEGIRAVTDPKTLEVAPTDLISKSKIYNLVTALHYKDLFGFDLTAQFKPTPKELEQSKKFLSEYSDLKLNKQPAIEYELVKNWAKVLQLDKYFSLVSEDIYRAENQNSSLEDETRNEEVEMFQFQRSQEIIGTNMAVVTYMVDALQYFEKMSQDNIKKIAVEIALLGAKGFRTDKNDYTLSSIPNTQFSGYKILAYYYISWKLALPEMLPQLQLPFNDEYKVAYTMYAKGNK from the coding sequence ATGCAGATTATACATAAAATAGATGATTTTCTATTCATCATCTTTCCCTATATGAAAGTGGAGGGGGGGGGTGATAACAATAGTCTTCTTGTTAAGAAGTTAGAAGAATATTACTCTTACGGTGAATACAAACCAAGAATTACAATCGAGAACGGTTACGTCATAGTAGACGTAGATAACTCCGCGATACTTTCCCAAGAATCCGATTACAAAAAAGCAATCCAGTATTGCGACAGCGGCAAATTTGCAGAAGCCGAACCAATCCTAAAATCACTCATCAAAGTAAATCCAACGAATTCGGAATATTACCGAGTCCTCGGACAAATTTATTCAGAACAGGGAAACCAAGACGAAGCGATTAATTGCCTCATCGACTCCTTACGATGGAATTCTAAAAACGGTTGGGCGCTTCTTATGATGGGAAATATATTTTCTAGATTCAAGAATGATATTTCTACCGCAATGAAATACTACGACCAATCTCTAAAAGTCAATCCGAATGATTTTATTGTAATTACAAATATTGGCGGAAGTCTACTCGGGCAAGGAAAATTAGTAGAGGCAAAGAAATACTTCGAACACTCCTTAGAGATTAACAAGGATTATCCAAATACTCATTATGCATTGGGAATCATTGCTGAGAAAGAAAACAATTTACAAACTGCCTTTCAAAATTCTATTATTGCAGCAAAACTATGTAAGCCACAAGATCAGCTCTATCAGAATTCTTTAAAGCAAGCATTTGAAGTTTCCGAAAGAATCGTTCAGGAAAACAAAGAAACTGCAATTGTAAAAAACTTTCTCCATAAACTTGAATTCGATTGTGATAAACAAATTGAATTAGTGGAAGATTCTAAAATTGCTACAGCGGCTAAGATTGAATTTGCGGAAAATTACAATCTAGAAAAGCATATTCTAAGGTATAAACCATCTTATCCCACAATCCAGCATCTAATTCTACATGAACTCGTTCATCTAGATTTTGTGATTCAAGCGAGAAAAGAAAAAGTGAATCTACTCTTTCTTTCTAATTCTGAAAACAAAGAAGAATTTCTCTCTTCTATCAAGTCTACAATAGAGTTACTTACAAAAAAAGGAATTCAAAAAGAGGCTATTCACAATTACACTCAAGCACTCTTTGAAGGAATCAACCACCAGATTTATAATACACCGATAGACTTATTCATTGAAGATTTAATTTACAATGAGTATCCAGAACTTAGAAGTTATCAATTTTTATCTATTTATACTTTTATCCAGGAGGGGATACGAGCTGTTACTGATCCAAAGACTTTAGAAGTAGCACCGACTGACCTTATTTCTAAAAGTAAGATTTATAATCTAGTGACTGCACTTCATTATAAAGACCTGTTCGGATTTGATTTAACTGCACAGTTTAAGCCAACACCAAAAGAACTAGAACAGTCAAAGAAATTTTTATCAGAATACTCGGATTTGAAATTAAACAAACAACCCGCAATTGAATATGAATTAGTAAAAAATTGGGCTAAAGTGTTACAACTAGATAAATACTTTAGTCTAGTCAGCGAAGATATTTACCGAGCGGAAAATCAGAATTCTTCGCTCGAAGATGAAACACGAAATGAAGAAGTAGAAATGTTTCAATTTCAACGCTCCCAAGAAATCATTGGAACCAATATGGCTGTAGTGACCTATATGGTAGATGCACTCCAATACTTTGAAAAAATGTCACAGGACAATATCAAAAAAATCGCAGTCGAAATTGCTTTACTCGGTGCCAAAGGATTTAGAACGGATAAGAATGATTATACTCTATCCTCAATTCCAAACACCCAATTCTCCGGCTACAAAATATTAGCCTACTATTATATTAGTTGGAAACTCGCTCTTCCTGAAATGCTACCCCAACTCCAACTCCCCTTTAACGATGAATACAAAGTAGCCTATACGATGTATGCAAAGGGAAACAAATGA
- a CDS encoding flagellar hook-associated protein 3: MRITNQISNNTLVNTLARHQSQLDETQNQLGTGLKISRPSDDPSATTNNMYFRSRVNELDQFMKNATEGKARLQQVDGQLERVTEILQRVRVLTVQASNGIYQGDKGFELEVAIGKEINELLKATIDIANTRDVTGRYLFGGHTIDRPPFEAMEAKMKGLKGIEIQDQIVGVEYRGDIGDQVREIERGEYMGVNVAGNKAFWGTNMSITANRDSSEYAATSDQKFKIDGVEISISAGDRLDDIIDKINSSPLDVKASKLGSDNITLSSTSPHQIWLEDSEGGTVLRDLGLVEVNYSEPPTNYSKEATVAGNSIFDVMIQLRNDLTAKDQERISGRDLGDIDMALENILRHRSIVGAKMNRLEEHEKRIDFDKSFMAELLAKNEAIDFPETIMNLKWLETIHQSALSVGSKVIKPTLMDFLR, translated from the coding sequence ATGAGAATCACAAATCAAATTTCTAATAACACTCTTGTAAATACTTTAGCAAGACACCAATCCCAATTGGATGAAACACAAAACCAATTAGGCACAGGTCTAAAAATCAGTCGTCCTTCTGATGATCCGTCTGCTACGACTAACAATATGTATTTTCGTTCCCGTGTAAATGAATTAGACCAATTCATGAAAAACGCTACAGAAGGAAAAGCCCGTTTACAACAAGTAGACGGACAACTCGAGCGGGTAACAGAGATTTTACAACGCGTAAGAGTTTTGACAGTGCAAGCTTCGAACGGAATTTACCAGGGTGATAAAGGCTTCGAATTAGAAGTAGCTATCGGAAAAGAAATCAATGAACTTTTAAAAGCAACTATCGACATTGCAAATACTCGCGATGTGACAGGACGTTATCTATTTGGCGGCCACACCATAGACCGACCACCTTTTGAAGCAATGGAAGCAAAGATGAAAGGTCTTAAAGGAATTGAAATCCAAGACCAAATCGTCGGTGTCGAATATCGTGGCGATATAGGCGATCAAGTTCGCGAAATCGAACGTGGCGAATACATGGGAGTAAACGTTGCCGGCAATAAAGCATTTTGGGGAACCAATATGAGTATTACGGCTAATCGTGATTCTTCTGAATATGCAGCTACTTCTGATCAAAAGTTTAAAATCGACGGAGTAGAAATTTCCATTTCTGCAGGCGACAGACTAGATGATATCATTGATAAAATCAATAGTTCTCCTCTCGATGTAAAAGCAAGTAAGCTCGGTAGCGACAACATTACATTATCCTCCACATCCCCTCATCAGATTTGGTTAGAAGATTCCGAAGGTGGAACAGTATTAAGAGACCTCGGACTTGTAGAGGTTAATTACTCTGAGCCTCCAACCAATTATTCGAAAGAAGCAACTGTTGCTGGAAATTCTATCTTTGATGTAATGATTCAACTTAGAAATGATTTAACTGCTAAAGACCAGGAAAGAATTTCCGGTCGTGATTTAGGTGATATTGATATGGCGCTAGAAAATATTCTACGTCATCGTTCGATCGTTGGTGCTAAAATGAATCGATTAGAAGAGCATGAAAAGAGAATTGATTTTGATAAATCTTTTATGGCTGAACTTCTTGCTAAGAACGAAGCGATAGATTTCCCTGAAACCATCATGAACTTAAAATGGTTAGAAACAATTCACCAATCTGCACTCAGTGTAGGTTCTAAAGTAATCAAGCCTACTCTAATGGACTTTTTACGTTAA
- the fliW gene encoding flagellar assembly protein FliW: MTKEIETKPFGKMQIDERQILNFPEGILGFEKYNEFALIEENQESPFKWLQSLNEIDLAFIVIQPDLFAPDYKPALGQEDLDLIQVSSLEEALIMTIVTIPNDNPQMMTANLQGPVIINPKTRAAKQCISKNENHPLRKLILENIPMEKV, translated from the coding sequence ATGACAAAAGAAATAGAAACAAAGCCTTTTGGAAAAATGCAAATTGACGAAAGGCAAATTCTAAATTTTCCAGAAGGAATTTTAGGTTTTGAGAAATACAACGAGTTTGCGCTCATAGAAGAAAATCAAGAAAGCCCTTTTAAATGGTTGCAATCTCTGAATGAAATAGATTTAGCATTTATTGTAATTCAGCCTGATTTGTTTGCACCTGATTATAAGCCTGCTTTAGGACAAGAGGATTTGGATTTAATTCAAGTCTCAAGTCTAGAAGAAGCTCTTATCATGACGATAGTCACCATACCTAACGACAACCCGCAAATGATGACTGCAAACTTACAGGGTCCTGTAATCATCAATCCAAAGACTCGTGCGGCTAAGCAGTGTATATCGAAGAATGAAAATCATCCTCTCAGAAAATTAATCTTAGAAAATATTCCAATGGAGAAAGTCTAG